TCTACGAGGGCCTGGCTGCGGTCGACGTGCCCTACGACTTCGTCGCCAAGCTCGACGTCGACCTCGAGTTCTCGCCGCGTTACCTCGAGCGCATCCTCGAGTACTTCGAGCGTGACCCGAGCCTGGCAGCGGCCAGCGGCAAGGTGTTCCGGCCCGAGGGCGAGGGCGTTGTCGAAGAGTTCATGATCGACGAGATGGTCGCGGGGCAGTTCAAGCTGTACCGCCGCGAGGCATTCGAGCGCATCGGCGGCTTCGTGCGCGAGGTCATGTGGGACGGGATCGATTTCCATCGCGCACGCATGGCGGGCTACCGCACGGCGAGCATCCCGGACCCCGAGCTGCGCATCCTGCACCTGCGGCTCATGGGCTCGTCGGACCGCAACGTCTACCGCGGTCGCCTGCGCTGGGGCCGCGGCCAGTGGTTCATGGGCTCCTCTCTTCCGTACGTGATTGCGAGCGGAGTGTTTCGCATGCGCGAGAAGCCCTATGGGATCGGAGGCCTGTTGATCGTGGCGGGCTACGTCTCGGCGGCGCTGCGCGGCGAGCCCCGCTACGACGACGCGGCGTTCCGCGCCGACCTGCGCCGCTGGCAGCGCGGCCGGCTGCTCGGGCTGCTGCGCGGTCGTGGGCCGCGCTAGCGGTCAGCGCCCCAGGCGCGCGAGCGCGCTCGACGTCAGCAGCTTGGCCACGAACGGGAGATTGCGCGCGAGATAGCGCGGACCCAGCCGGCGTGGCTCCTGCCACATCCGGTGCAGCCACTCCAGACCCGCGCGCTGCATCCAGACCGGCGCGCGGCGCACCTCGCCGGACATGAACGAGAGCGAGATCCCGACGCCGATCCACCAGGTGCGCGGGAATCGCTCATGCAGCGCCGCGATCACGAGCTCCTCCTTTGGCGCGCCGAGCGCCACGTAGACGATGTCGGGTGCGCGGAGCGCCAGCTCGGCCC
The nucleotide sequence above comes from Myxococcota bacterium. Encoded proteins:
- a CDS encoding glycosyltransferase family A protein; protein product: MNARIALISPCRDEARTLERTIACMESQTHVPARWIVVDDGSTDATPEILAKACTRIPWLRVVRRADRGFRKVGGGVIDAFYEGLAAVDVPYDFVAKLDVDLEFSPRYLERILEYFERDPSLAAASGKVFRPEGEGVVEEFMIDEMVAGQFKLYRREAFERIGGFVREVMWDGIDFHRARMAGYRTASIPDPELRILHLRLMGSSDRNVYRGRLRWGRGQWFMGSSLPYVIASGVFRMREKPYGIGGLLIVAGYVSAALRGEPRYDDAAFRADLRRWQRGRLLGLLRGRGPR